A genomic region of Mus musculus strain C57BL/6J chromosome 7, GRCm38.p6 C57BL/6J contains the following coding sequences:
- the Olfr498 gene encoding olfactory receptor 498, producing MAFLEDGNHTTVTEFFLLGLTDDPVLRDILFIIILCIYLVTVSGNLSTILLIRVSSQLHHPMYFILSHLASVDIGISSSVTPNMLATFLVKQNTISYIGCSIQFTSAAFFGTVECFLLATMAYDRFVAICNPLLYSTKMSTEACIQLVVGSYIQGFLNASFFTLSFFSLFFCGPNRINDFYCDFAPLLELSCSDVTVAVVITSISAGFITLTTVFVIAISYSCIFITIMKMHSTESRCKAFSTCTSHLTAVILFYGTAIFIYVMPKSSYSTDQNKVLSIFYTVVIPMLNPLIYSLRNNEIKEALKRHLGKKVFSYGNLFCKTHYNHNYPV from the coding sequence ATGGCTTTCCTAGAGGATGGGAACCACACTACAGTGACAGAGTTTTTTTTATTGGGATTAACTGATGACCCAGTTCTTAGAGACATCCTCTTCATCATCATCCTGTGCATCTACCTGGTGACTGTGTCTGGGAACCTCAGCACCATCCTTCTTATCAGAGTCTCTTCCCAGCTCCATCACCCCATGTACTTTATTCTCAGCCACTTGGCTTCTGTTGACATAGGCATTTCATCTTCTGTCACACCCAATATGCTTGCTACCTTCCTAGTAAAACAAAATACCATCTCCTACATTGGATGTTCTATTCAGTTTACCTCGGCTGCTTTTTTTGGGACAGTTGAATGCTTCCTTCTGGCTACCATGGCTTATGATCGATTTGTAGCCATCTGCAACCCACTGCTTTATTCCACAAAAATGTCCACAGAAGCCTGTATCCAGTTGGTGGTAGGATCTTATATACAGGGTTTTCTTAATGCTTCCTTTTtcactctttccttcttttccttgttcttctgtgGACCAAATAGAATCAATGACTTCTACTGTGATTTTGCTCCTTTGTTGGAACTCTCCTGTTCTGATGtcactgttgctgttgttattaccTCAATTTCTGCTGGCTTTATCACACTGACAACAGTGTTTGTTATAGCCATCTCCTATTCCTGTATTTTCATCACTATTATGAAGATGCACTCCACCGAAAGTCGATGCAAGGCCTTCTCCACCTGTACCTCTCACCTCACTGCAGTTATTCTGTTCTATGGAACTGCTATATTCATTTATGTGATGCCCAAGTCCAGCTACTCCACTGACCAGAACAAGGTGTTGTCTATATTCTACACAGTTGTTATTCCTATGTTGAACCCCCTCATCTATAGCCTCAGGAATAATGAGATTAAGGAGGCTCTAAAGAGACACCTTGGTAAGAAAGTATTTTCTTATGGTAACCTGTTTTGTAAAACTCACTATAACCACAATTACCCAGTATGA